The Gammaproteobacteria bacterium nucleotide sequence GGTGAAGACGGGACGATGTGGCTGCACCCGTTCGACCCCGACGCCGGTGGACTGAACGGCGGTCCGCGGTGGCTGCGCGTCTCTTCGGACGGAGTCGCGCGCGATGTGCTCCTGCCCGACCGGTTCGACGCCCTGCGCTTCTCGGATTCGCGCATCTGGGGCGTCTACCGGGACGAGTTGGATGTCCCGTCGGTGGCATCCATCCCGCTGCCGGCGGGCTGAGGGACCCTACCGCCTCCCCTCCGTCGCCACCGCTCTTCCATCCATCAGGTAACGATCGAAAAACCGGTCCGTCGCGTCGAAGGTGGTCAGCCAGCGCTCGTGCAGCAGGAAGTCGTGCACGTCGTCGGGGAAGACGATGAGCTCGTGGGGCACGCCCTGCGCCCGCAGCAGCTGCACCAGCCCGACGGTCTGCGAGAAGGCCACGTTGCGGTCGTCGTCGCCGTGGATGAGGAGGACCGGCGAGGTCCAGTTCTCGATCTCCGAGATCGCGGATGACTGGTACGACACGGATTCCGGGTCGATGGAGTTGCCCCACAGGTGCACGCCGGCGATGTCCACGCCCGCCGCGAAGAGATCCGAGTCGCGCGCGAGCCCCTGCGCCGTGAGGATGCCTCCGTACGACAGGCCCCAGAGCCCGATGCGCGCGGGATCCACGTCGGGGCGGTCGCGCAGGTACTCGCCGGCGGCGCGGATGTCCTGGTACTCGGTGTTGCCCTCCCGTCCCCGCCCGGGCGCGTTGCGGAAGTCGCGGCCGTAGCCGATGCCGCTCCGGTAGTTCACCGACAGCACCAAGTACCCCTTGTTCGCGAAGTACTGGTTGATGGCGTAGGCCATGTGGTAGAAGTGCATGTAGTGGTAGCCGAGCAGCATCTGCCGCCGGGATCCCCCGTGGATGAAGATGAGCGCCGGGCGCTGTTCGCCGGGCTCGAGATCCGGGGGCATGAAGAGCTGGTTGTAGAACTCGAAGCCGTCCTCGGCGTTGAGGGTGACGGCTTCGGGCACGACGTGCTCGCTCAGCGGATAGCGGGCGGGAAGCTCGCGGATGG carries:
- a CDS encoding prolyl oligopeptidase family serine peptidase; amino-acid sequence: MILASRDPPDGRTLFYATNAGDIDRRHLWRVPTAGGSARQLTRGDGVETNPAVLASGEQVALLTASASHPLTVAVAPASSGDVRTIRELPARYPLSEHVVPEAVTLNAEDGFEFYNQLFMPPDLEPGEQRPALIFIHGGSRRQMLLGYHYMHFYHMAYAINQYFANKGYLVLSVNYRSGIGYGRDFRNAPGRGREGNTEYQDIRAAGEYLRDRPDVDPARIGLWGLSYGGILTAQGLARDSDLFAAGVDIAGVHLWGNSIDPESVSYQSSAISEIENWTSPVLLIHGDDDRNVAFSQTVGLVQLLRAQGVPHELIVFPDDVHDFLLHERWLTTFDATDRFFDRYLMDGRAVATEGRR